In Nicotiana tabacum cultivar K326 chromosome 19, ASM71507v2, whole genome shotgun sequence, one DNA window encodes the following:
- the LOC107775410 gene encoding calmodulin-like protein 3 — protein MDPAELRRVFHMFDRNGDGKITRKELSDSLQNLGIYIPEIELVQMIEKIDVNGDGYVDMEEFGTLYQSIMDERDEEEDMREAFNVFDQNGDGFITVEELRSVLSSLGLKQGRTLEDCKRMIMKVDVDGDGMVDYKEFRQMMKRGGFASLSSN, from the coding sequence ATGGATCCAGCAGAGCTACGTAGAGTTTTTCATATGTTTGATCGAAATGGAGATGGAAAAATTACTAGGAAGGAGCTAAGCGATTCATTGCAGAATTTGGGAATTTACATTCCTGAAATAGAACTGGTGCAAATGATCGAAAAGATTGACGTAAACGGAGATGGTTACGTAGACATGGAGGAATTCGGGACATTGTATCAGTCGATAATGGACGAGAGGGACGAAGAGGAAGACATGAGGGAAGCTTTCAACGTGTTCGATCAAAATGGCGACGGATTCATAACTGTGGAGGAATTGAGATCCGTTTTGTCATCGTTGGGTTTGAAACAAGGAAGAACACTTGAAGATTGCAAGAGAATGATCATGAAAGTTGATGTGGATGGTGATGGAATGGTTGATTATAAGGAATTTAGACAAATGATGAAACGTGGTGGATTTGCTTCTTTGAGTTCAAATTGA
- the LOC142173434 gene encoding uncharacterized protein LOC142173434, with product MQQYLNKVQALLARFREWSIIHIPREENVEADALANLGSSTKMKGSDSGTVVQLLHSVLGVDVYCEVNATNLVWDWRNEFIEYLRHGKLPKDSKAFRELRTKAARYCLVDGQLYRSSFQGLWARCLGASEVDYVMREFHKGVCGNHSGRDSLVALDGT from the coding sequence ATGCAACAATATTTGAACAAGGTTCAGGCTTTGCTTGCACGATTCAGGGAATGGTCAATCATCCACATTCCAAGGGAAGAAAATGTGGAAGCAGATGCATTGGCTAATTTGGGGTCATCCACGAAAATGAAAGGATCTGATTCTGGTACAGTCGTCCAACTTTTACATTCGGTGTTGGGCGTGGATGTCTACTGCGAGGTAAATGCGACCAACTTGgtttgggattggaggaacgagttTATCGAGTATCTCCGCCATGGTAAATTACCCAAGGACTCAAAGGCGTTTCGGGAACTACGGACTAAAGCAGCTCGTTACTGCCTCGTGGATGGGCAGTTATACAGGAGCTCATTTCAAGGACTGTGGGCCCGGTGTCTAGGGGCCTCAGAGGTGGACTATGTGATGAGGGAATTCCACAAAGGAGTTTGCGGGAATCATTCCGGTCGAGACTCGTTAGTTGCCCTGGATGGAACATGA